The proteins below are encoded in one region of Methanosarcina barkeri 3:
- a CDS encoding DUF354 domain-containing protein encodes MKILINIGHPAHVHLFKNLIWKLQNKGHIIKIVARNKEVSCKLLDKYGFEYVFISDAQSGLFGLSMEMVQRVLKFFPILKQFDPDIVLSLMDPSLAITAKVLRKKSIYLEDAENAKITSKLTLPLTDYILTSTSYKKDYGSNHIKHMSYHQLAYLHPNYFTPDPQILRNIGLNENETFIVLRFVSWGSNHDIGHKGLTLNDKIMIVESFKKYGKVFISSENMLPLELESYKISLSPEKIHHLLYYATLLYSESGTMASEAAVLGTHAIFCDYAGRGYTDEQEEKYNLVFNFHDEKTMGQKSLEKALKLLENQNLKLEGKEKRIKLLNEKIDLTQFMVDFIEQIDKQQIR; translated from the coding sequence ATGAAGATATTGATCAATATCGGGCACCCAGCACACGTTCATTTGTTTAAAAACCTCATATGGAAACTTCAAAATAAAGGTCATATTATAAAAATAGTTGCAAGAAACAAAGAGGTTAGTTGCAAGCTTTTAGATAAATATGGTTTTGAATACGTATTTATAAGTGATGCCCAAAGTGGATTATTTGGTTTATCTATGGAAATGGTTCAAAGAGTGCTAAAATTCTTTCCAATTTTGAAACAATTTGATCCTGATATAGTGCTTTCTTTGATGGACCCTTCCTTAGCAATTACTGCAAAAGTATTGAGGAAAAAATCTATATATTTAGAAGATGCAGAAAACGCAAAAATTACTTCAAAACTAACTTTACCACTTACTGACTATATTCTGACTTCAACCAGTTACAAAAAAGATTATGGGAGTAATCATATAAAGCATATGAGTTATCATCAATTAGCATATCTACATCCCAATTATTTTACCCCGGACCCTCAAATACTAAGAAATATTGGATTAAATGAAAACGAAACTTTTATAGTTTTAAGGTTTGTCTCATGGGGTTCAAATCATGATATCGGACACAAAGGTTTGACTTTGAATGATAAAATAATGATAGTAGAATCTTTCAAAAAATATGGAAAAGTATTTATATCTTCTGAAAATATGCTACCGCTAGAGCTGGAGAGTTATAAAATATCACTTTCTCCTGAGAAAATTCATCACTTGTTGTACTACGCAACTTTACTTTATAGTGAGAGTGGAACGATGGCTTCTGAAGCTGCAGTTCTTGGTACTCATGCAATATTTTGTGATTACGCAGGACGTGGATATACCGACGAACAGGAGGAAAAATATAATCTTGTTTTTAATTTCCATGATGAAAAGACAATGGGTCAGAAATCCTTAGAAAAAGCATTAAAATTACTTGAAAATCAAAATTTAAAGTTAGAAGGTAAGGAAAAAAGGATAAAACTATTAAATGAAAAAATTGATTTAACTCAATTTATGGTTGATTTTATAGAGCAAATAGACAAGCAGCAAATTCGATAA
- a CDS encoding SDR family oxidoreductase yields the protein MSKESKAIVTGGAGFIGSHLIEKLLSKGYEVICLDNFDPYYSTQTKKRNVELYLKNDNFTLVKGDIRDIVLLKDLFCGVDYIFHQAAQAGVRTSVDNPMKPHEVNATGTLNLLKTALDFDIKKFIFASSSSVYGQISYLPFDEQHPTFPVSPYGVSKLMAEHYCRVFSELYGLKTISLRYFTVYGPRMRPDLAISIFTKAALQNSSITIFGDGSKTRDFTYVDDIVDANMIAMHKGKGEYNIGGGHSISIMDLADTIISVTGSTSDIVFKECIKGDAEHTLANNEKAKRELDWKPMVTINDGIRKYVDWMISQNK from the coding sequence ATGTCAAAAGAATCAAAGGCAATTGTAACTGGTGGTGCAGGATTTATCGGATCGCATCTCATAGAAAAGTTGTTGAGTAAAGGGTATGAGGTAATATGTCTTGATAATTTTGATCCGTATTATTCTACGCAAACTAAAAAAAGAAACGTTGAACTTTATTTGAAAAATGACAATTTTACATTAGTGAAAGGTGATATTAGAGACATCGTTTTATTGAAGGATCTTTTTTGTGGAGTTGATTATATTTTTCATCAAGCTGCACAAGCGGGAGTTAGAACTTCCGTGGATAATCCTATGAAACCACATGAAGTTAATGCTACAGGAACTTTAAATTTATTAAAAACTGCACTTGATTTTGATATTAAGAAATTCATATTTGCTTCTTCTTCTTCAGTTTATGGACAAATAAGCTATTTGCCGTTTGATGAACAGCATCCAACTTTTCCAGTATCCCCTTATGGTGTATCTAAACTAATGGCCGAACATTACTGTAGAGTTTTTTCTGAATTATATGGTTTGAAAACTATATCTTTAAGATATTTCACAGTTTATGGGCCAAGGATGAGACCTGATCTTGCTATTAGTATTTTTACGAAGGCTGCTCTGCAAAACAGTTCTATTACAATATTTGGGGATGGAAGTAAAACTAGAGATTTTACATATGTTGATGATATTGTTGACGCAAACATGATTGCTATGCATAAAGGTAAAGGTGAATATAATATCGGAGGAGGACACTCAATTTCCATAATGGATCTTGCTGACACGATAATTTCTGTCACTGGTAGTACTTCAGACATAGTTTTCAAGGAATGTATTAAAGGAGACGCTGAACACACATTGGCTAACAATGAAAAAGCTAAAAGAGAATTAGATTGGAAACCTATGGTAACAATTAATGACGGAATAAGAAAGTATGTCGATTGGATGATCTCACAGAATAAATGA
- a CDS encoding glycosyltransferase family 4 protein, which produces MTAEKLLVFVEYTYYNGRGNWDRELMKRLAEKGWKIEAICCPFSEQYKNEEKALRSLGVNFNYVPFNKIGFVTYSVIKLFNILNKNNAILYTPSRRLIPFYYPVTKIYGAPIVFSVQGGALKELDIMPEFKSVRDNKIHYHMKKNIIKIQSKICSKISDRIIVISKTIENELLDLNVSNDKIELIYYSVDVNSFSNDSACRRTIRSKYGISDNDVLICFVGRLSKKVPTRLWSVEKLLEVVSKINNNNVKVMIVGDGDYIYNMESKCKKLGLSNKTVFTGFISHDQIPFFLSAADFFWFVMKDPLPTYGMALQEAMSCENIVITNNSGSMKEIVSNGVNGFLLDPESENLDEQLIEIFNTDVKKLNMIKKHARKDMVDKCSWDTIIHEIESVLRSL; this is translated from the coding sequence TTGACTGCGGAAAAATTACTTGTTTTTGTAGAATATACTTATTATAACGGACGCGGTAACTGGGATAGGGAGTTGATGAAGAGACTTGCAGAAAAAGGTTGGAAAATTGAAGCAATTTGTTGTCCTTTTTCAGAACAATATAAGAATGAAGAAAAAGCGCTGAGAAGTTTAGGTGTTAATTTTAATTATGTTCCTTTCAACAAAATAGGTTTTGTGACATATAGTGTAATTAAGCTTTTTAACATATTGAATAAAAATAATGCGATATTATATACTCCTTCAAGAAGGTTAATTCCATTTTATTATCCAGTAACTAAAATTTATGGTGCGCCAATAGTTTTTTCTGTGCAAGGAGGCGCTCTCAAAGAATTGGACATAATGCCTGAATTCAAAAGTGTGAGGGATAATAAAATCCATTACCATATGAAAAAAAATATTATAAAGATTCAATCAAAGATTTGCTCTAAAATATCTGATAGAATTATTGTGATTTCAAAAACTATTGAAAATGAACTTTTAGATTTAAATGTCTCAAATGATAAAATAGAGTTAATCTACTATTCAGTAGATGTAAATTCATTTAGTAATGATTCTGCTTGCCGTAGAACTATTCGCTCAAAATATGGCATTTCTGATAATGATGTACTCATTTGTTTCGTTGGGAGGTTATCTAAAAAAGTTCCAACAAGATTATGGTCAGTTGAAAAACTCCTTGAAGTGGTATCCAAAATTAACAATAATAACGTAAAAGTAATGATTGTAGGTGATGGAGATTATATATATAATATGGAAAGTAAATGTAAAAAACTTGGGTTAAGTAACAAAACTGTTTTTACAGGATTTATTTCTCATGATCAGATTCCATTTTTCCTTTCAGCAGCTGATTTTTTTTGGTTTGTAATGAAAGATCCACTTCCAACTTATGGAATGGCACTACAAGAAGCTATGAGTTGTGAAAATATAGTAATAACGAACAACTCCGGTTCAATGAAAGAAATTGTTTCCAATGGTGTAAATGGTTTTCTCTTGGATCCTGAGTCTGAAAATTTGGATGAACAATTGATTGAAATATTCAATACTGATGTGAAAAAACTTAATATGATTAAAAAACATGCAAGAAAAGATATGGTTGATAAGTGCAGTTGGGATACCATTATTCATGAAATTGAATCTGTATTGCGCAGTTTATAA
- a CDS encoding glycosyltransferase family 4 protein gives MKKALIVACYFPPEGGPGVQRTAKFVKYLDHFGWDPIVLTSKKKLLPTHDPSLLEDLPSSIKITRTFTLQPRMKSKKSIIRYLIFVLVYSISIPDLSVWWIPFALYEGFLLIKKEKIDIIYVTGDPFSSYIIGIFLKLLTGKPLILDFRDAWILDPRRPIKKVLKWKLPIENFMFNICVKYADKVVLATNSMKSDFITQFHKYKSPDDFIAITNGFDVQDLKNISLVEKDSKTFNLVYCGSLNDISRDPIYLFKALSIMKREQPDIYYQIKLYLVGNIHNNYVENIYKYCINDCVILKGYQPHSKSLGYLEMADVLVFIMETGKNVRQITSGKVFEYIAFGKPILALAPKDSDAADIIKESKLGIFANPTDEYSIYNTLLYLFDSWKNNKEIIDCSSSLISKYSRENLTKELAFVFNVCS, from the coding sequence ATGAAAAAAGCTTTGATAGTTGCTTGCTACTTCCCTCCTGAAGGTGGGCCAGGAGTTCAAAGGACTGCAAAATTTGTGAAATATTTGGATCATTTTGGTTGGGATCCTATAGTGCTTACTTCAAAGAAAAAACTACTTCCTACACACGATCCTTCACTTTTAGAAGATCTCCCTTCTAGTATAAAGATAACTCGAACATTCACTTTGCAACCTAGAATGAAATCAAAAAAAAGCATTATTAGATATCTAATATTTGTATTAGTATATTCTATTTCGATACCTGATTTAAGCGTTTGGTGGATTCCTTTTGCCTTATATGAGGGTTTTCTTTTGATTAAAAAAGAGAAAATTGATATTATTTATGTGACTGGAGACCCTTTCTCAAGTTACATTATTGGAATATTTTTAAAACTATTAACAGGAAAACCGTTAATTCTTGATTTTAGAGATGCATGGATATTGGATCCACGGAGACCAATTAAAAAGGTATTAAAATGGAAGCTCCCTATTGAGAATTTCATGTTCAATATTTGCGTGAAGTATGCAGATAAAGTTGTACTCGCTACAAACTCCATGAAAAGTGATTTTATTACACAATTCCACAAATACAAATCTCCCGATGATTTTATAGCTATTACCAATGGTTTTGATGTTCAAGATCTAAAGAATATATCTCTTGTGGAAAAAGATTCAAAAACATTTAATTTAGTATATTGTGGCTCGTTAAATGATATTTCTAGAGATCCTATTTACTTATTTAAAGCATTAAGTATAATGAAACGTGAGCAGCCAGATATATATTACCAAATAAAACTATATTTAGTTGGAAATATACATAATAATTATGTGGAAAATATATATAAATATTGCATCAATGATTGTGTCATTTTAAAAGGGTATCAGCCTCACAGTAAAAGTCTTGGATATCTTGAAATGGCGGATGTTCTTGTATTTATTATGGAGACAGGAAAAAATGTCCGCCAAATTACAAGTGGAAAAGTGTTTGAATACATTGCTTTTGGAAAACCAATACTTGCTTTGGCACCAAAAGACTCAGATGCTGCAGACATAATTAAAGAATCAAAATTAGGTATATTTGCAAACCCAACAGATGAGTATAGTATTTATAACACTCTATTATATTTATTTGATTCATGGAAAAACAATAAGGAAATAATTGATTGTTCATCTAGTCTTATATCTAAATACAGTAGAGAAAATTTAACTAAAGAACTAGCATTTGTATTTAATGTATGTAGTTGA
- the wecB gene encoding non-hydrolyzing UDP-N-acetylglucosamine 2-epimerase yields the protein MKILSIVGARPQFIKCAPLSRAIRKEHTEILVHTGQHYDPEMSDIFFKELQIPEPDYNLGVGSTSHGEQTGKMLIEIEKILLKEKPDLVIVYGDTNSTVAGALAASKLYIKVAHVEAGLRSFDRSMPEEINRILTDHISDLLFCPTETAVLNLKNEGITTGVYNVGDVMLDALEHNIKIAEGKSTVLENMGLSSKEYLIATVHRASNTDSFSNLSSIVNAFCDVDIPIVFPVHPRTEKYLKHYGLWDKLCEKVRVIPPLGYLEMLKLMAHSRKILTDSGGVQKEAYMLGVPCITMRENTEWIETVEDGGNVLVGTDYKNIVDAIKCSKGSTSKKDVFGIGNSSEKICKILNNGNIS from the coding sequence ATGAAGATTCTATCAATTGTAGGCGCTCGTCCCCAATTTATTAAATGCGCCCCTCTCTCCCGCGCAATCCGTAAAGAGCATACAGAAATCCTTGTGCACACTGGCCAGCACTATGACCCCGAAATGTCCGACATATTCTTCAAAGAATTACAGATCCCTGAACCTGACTACAATCTTGGTGTAGGCTCAACTAGCCACGGTGAACAAACAGGAAAAATGCTTATTGAAATCGAAAAGATTCTTCTCAAAGAGAAACCGGATCTTGTCATAGTATATGGAGACACCAACTCCACAGTTGCGGGGGCTCTGGCCGCCTCCAAACTTTACATCAAAGTTGCCCATGTAGAAGCCGGCCTTCGTTCTTTTGACAGAAGTATGCCAGAAGAGATCAATAGAATACTCACAGATCATATCTCTGATTTACTCTTCTGCCCCACTGAGACAGCCGTTTTAAACCTCAAAAATGAGGGAATCACAACTGGAGTGTACAATGTAGGAGATGTGATGCTTGATGCTCTTGAACACAATATTAAAATCGCAGAAGGAAAATCCACGGTTTTGGAAAATATGGGACTCAGTTCAAAAGAATATCTGATTGCAACTGTGCACAGGGCTTCTAATACCGACAGCTTTAGCAACCTTTCATCTATAGTTAATGCATTCTGTGACGTTGATATTCCTATTGTGTTTCCGGTACACCCAAGAACTGAGAAATACCTGAAGCATTATGGATTATGGGACAAATTATGTGAAAAAGTAAGGGTCATTCCTCCTCTTGGATATCTAGAGATGTTAAAACTCATGGCTCATTCAAGAAAGATCCTTACAGACTCTGGAGGGGTTCAGAAGGAAGCATACATGCTTGGGGTGCCCTGCATAACTATGAGGGAGAACACTGAGTGGATTGAAACTGTAGAAGATGGAGGAAATGTACTTGTAGGGACGGATTATAAAAACATTGTAGATGCAATCAAATGTTCCAAAGGGTCTACAAGCAAAAAGGATGTTTTTGGAATAGGAAATTCAAGTGAAAAGATTTGTAAAATATTAAATAATGGAAATATTTCATAA
- a CDS encoding lipopolysaccharide biosynthesis protein translates to MNEIEKNIDKRSHQKRKSTSFLSDVLTLVGGTTFAQILTILSAPILTRLYGPEDFGVWSLFISITSIISVIACMRYDYCIVLPESDEDAVNLLGLSFLAVLIISSLTLPIIWCFKQPIVSILNSPQIGNYLWLTSPFVFINGMFLALNQWNSRTKKFKRLSFSRISSSISTIATQIGLGLERNYSKSGQIIGSIVGLFIATLVLGGQIWRDDKILIRKNLSWKKIYEVLGRYRKFPLIDSWSALMNTISWQLPTFLLAAFFAPTVVGFYSLGFRLLQLPMSFIGSSISQVFFQRAAKARLEGNLDSLVESTFRMLVIIGMFPMLTLTIVGSDVFIVIFGKAWAEAGVYAQILSLWAFIWFISSPLSTIYVVMEKQQFGFLYNFLNLATRLLSLTIGGLLGSARIALVLFSISGIIVYGYLCLKMMYYSGIAISRTLEIVFTNALLFIPAGIVLIVFKVTGINQSLFVFCSFMAICIYYIYILKTDVQANKIMTSFGINKWVKNR, encoded by the coding sequence ATGAATGAAATTGAAAAAAATATAGACAAGAGATCGCACCAAAAAAGAAAAAGTACGAGTTTTTTATCCGATGTGTTAACATTAGTAGGTGGAACCACTTTTGCCCAAATCCTTACGATTCTATCAGCTCCTATTTTAACTCGTCTTTACGGACCCGAAGATTTCGGGGTATGGTCTCTTTTTATTTCTATAACGAGCATTATCAGTGTCATCGCATGCATGAGATATGATTATTGTATAGTATTGCCTGAATCGGACGAAGATGCTGTGAACCTGTTAGGATTGAGTTTTCTAGCAGTGCTGATTATAAGCAGTTTAACATTACCGATCATATGGTGTTTCAAACAACCGATAGTTAGCATTTTGAATTCTCCGCAGATAGGGAATTATCTCTGGCTTACATCTCCTTTTGTGTTTATAAATGGCATGTTTCTTGCACTGAATCAATGGAACTCACGGACAAAAAAATTTAAGAGGTTGTCTTTCTCTAGAATTTCCAGTTCAATTTCGACTATAGCAACGCAGATAGGTTTGGGGCTTGAAAGAAACTACAGCAAAAGTGGCCAAATAATAGGCAGTATTGTTGGATTGTTTATAGCTACACTTGTACTTGGAGGGCAGATATGGAGAGATGACAAAATTCTAATTAGAAAAAATTTGAGCTGGAAAAAGATCTATGAAGTTCTTGGACGATATCGCAAGTTTCCACTTATAGATAGTTGGTCTGCCCTCATGAACACAATCTCGTGGCAGCTTCCGACTTTTCTTCTTGCAGCTTTCTTTGCACCTACAGTAGTAGGCTTTTATTCTCTTGGATTTCGCCTTCTACAATTGCCTATGAGCTTCATTGGTAGTTCAATTTCGCAGGTATTTTTCCAGAGGGCAGCAAAAGCCAGACTTGAGGGTAATCTTGATTCCCTTGTTGAAAGCACGTTCAGAATGCTTGTGATCATAGGGATGTTTCCTATGCTGACTCTAACAATTGTAGGTAGTGATGTTTTTATTGTAATTTTTGGGAAAGCATGGGCAGAGGCAGGTGTCTATGCTCAGATATTGAGTCTCTGGGCATTTATTTGGTTCATTTCATCTCCTTTAAGCACTATATATGTAGTAATGGAAAAGCAACAATTTGGTTTCCTCTACAATTTTCTTAATTTAGCCACCCGTCTTCTATCTCTTACTATCGGTGGCCTGCTTGGAAGCGCTCGAATTGCACTGGTTCTCTTTTCAATATCAGGGATTATAGTATACGGCTATTTATGCTTGAAGATGATGTACTACTCAGGGATAGCTATTTCTAGAACACTAGAAATAGTATTTACTAACGCTCTTCTTTTTATTCCTGCAGGAATTGTTCTTATCGTTTTTAAAGTGACTGGAATAAATCAGAGTCTATTTGTCTTCTGTTCCTTCATGGCTATTTGTATTTATTATATATATATTTTGAAAACAGATGTACAAGCAAATAAGATTATGACTTCGTTTGGAATTAATAAGTGGGTCAAAAATAGGTAA
- a CDS encoding glycosyltransferase family 2 protein codes for MSEEKIVDKSAQCTVQKQSECVKSTTPQNVTVILPAYNEEVYIGSIVLLTKYYADSVIVVDDGSSDRTAEIARKAGAEVIVHEVNKGKGAALKTGFAAAANFGADIIVTMDSDGQHNPAEIQKIVDPIIRGKADMVNGSRYLNGLGKNTPSYRRVGQTILDGATKLSSGLQITDSQSGFRAFSASTKDIFRFKANGMAIESEMLADAGKFGLHNMKFVFTHTI; via the coding sequence TTGAGCGAAGAAAAAATAGTGGATAAGAGTGCCCAGTGCACAGTTCAAAAACAAAGTGAGTGTGTAAAGAGTACAACCCCGCAGAATGTTACGGTGATTCTTCCTGCATATAATGAAGAAGTTTACATCGGAAGTATAGTCCTGCTTACAAAATACTATGCCGACAGCGTAATCGTGGTCGATGACGGCAGCTCGGACAGGACAGCCGAGATTGCCAGGAAAGCAGGAGCTGAGGTAATTGTTCATGAGGTAAACAAAGGGAAAGGCGCAGCTCTCAAGACCGGCTTTGCAGCCGCAGCCAACTTTGGCGCAGATATAATAGTTACCATGGATTCCGATGGCCAGCACAATCCTGCCGAGATCCAGAAAATTGTTGACCCTATTATCAGAGGTAAAGCCGATATGGTTAACGGCAGCCGATACTTAAACGGCCTGGGAAAGAATACTCCTTCCTACCGCCGCGTCGGCCAGACTATTCTTGATGGAGCTACCAAGCTAAGTTCAGGGCTTCAGATCACCGATTCCCAGAGCGGCTTTCGAGCCTTCTCAGCCTCAACAAAAGACATTTTTCGTTTTAAAGCTAATGGCATGGCTATAGAAAGCGAAATGCTTGCAGATGCAGGCAAATTCGGCCTTCATAACATGAAATTTGTTTTTACCCATACAATTTGA
- a CDS encoding NAD-dependent epimerase/dehydratase family protein, translated as MVKTVFEGNILIPLPKLLVENRFHFLFSIISPTHCDYKYEVKKLLFLGSSCIYPKLAPQPLKEEYLLTGFLEETNEAYAIAKIAGIRLCKHYNQQYETNFISVMPTNLYGPNDSFYLETFHVMPALVRKFHEAKVNNKPEVVVWVTGKPLREFMNVDNMTEACVF; from the coding sequence ATGGTAAAAACGGTATTTGAAGGCAACATATTAATTCCTTTACCGAAATTATTGGTTGAAAATCGCTTTCATTTTCTATTTTCTATAATATCTCCTACTCATTGCGATTACAAATATGAAGTAAAAAAGCTGCTTTTCCTTGGCTCTTCCTGTATTTACCCAAAACTCGCTCCTCAGCCTCTTAAAGAAGAATATCTATTGACCGGCTTTCTTGAAGAGACAAATGAAGCCTATGCAATAGCTAAGATTGCAGGCATTAGACTCTGTAAACATTACAACCAGCAGTATGAAACTAATTTCATTTCCGTGATGCCTACCAACCTATACGGACCTAATGATAGTTTTTATCTTGAAACCTTCCATGTGATGCCTGCATTGGTAAGGAAGTTCCATGAAGCGAAGGTGAATAACAAACCTGAAGTTGTTGTTTGGGTCACAGGCAAGCCTCTCAGGGAGTTCATGAATGTGGATAATATGACTGAAGCATGTGTTTTTTGA
- a CDS encoding DapH/DapD/GlmU-related protein, giving the protein MIFENERPYKSHGNGLFKEEDFKKLGENVIFEDNVLVFHPENIEIGNNVYIGHNTILKGYYNNNMSIGDHTWIGQNCFIHSAGRITIGKCVGIGPMVKILTSQHKGDNIKIPVLFTELSTKEVVLEDGCDIGIGSIILPGVTVGEGAIVGAGSVVTKDVEPYTIAAGVPARFLKYR; this is encoded by the coding sequence ATGATTTTTGAGAATGAGAGACCATATAAAAGCCATGGAAATGGTTTGTTCAAAGAAGAAGATTTCAAAAAATTAGGTGAAAATGTAATCTTTGAAGATAATGTGCTTGTTTTTCACCCTGAAAACATAGAGATCGGAAACAATGTATATATTGGGCACAATACGATCCTTAAAGGCTATTATAATAATAATATGTCCATTGGTGACCATACCTGGATTGGACAAAATTGTTTTATCCATTCTGCTGGGAGGATCACAATTGGGAAATGTGTAGGTATAGGCCCAATGGTAAAAATATTGACTTCTCAACATAAAGGTGATAACATAAAAATACCTGTATTATTTACCGAACTAAGTACAAAAGAAGTTGTATTAGAAGATGGTTGTGATATTGGCATTGGTTCTATAATTCTTCCTGGGGTCACTGTAGGAGAAGGAGCTATTGTTGGAGCAGGAAGTGTTGTAACTAAAGACGTAGAACCGTATACAATAGCAGCTGGCGTGCCAGCCAGATTTTTGAAATATCGGTAA
- a CDS encoding GDP-mannose 4,6-dehydratase: MRLNNKSVLVTGGAGFIGSHLVDKLILENPDNLVVADSFFLGKKENLNDAMENYPDLKILNQDCTEYEQMKVIMENEGIDVVFNLAVIPLPASLEKPAWTFKHNVDIAASLCELARNDLFDTLIHFSSSEAYGTSVYAPMDENHPLNGTTPYAASKASSDLLVSSYCETFGIDTSIIRPFNNYGPRQNDQSYAGVIPITIERILQGGVPVIFGNGEQTRDYLYVTDTVNAAINVYKNNKTRNRVLNIASGKEVSIKYLVTLIAEYLDCENKIIYEPPRIGDVKRHIANVYLAEDLIQFKPEVTFEEGLKKTIDWYKSSFTRGEPKNE, from the coding sequence ATGAGATTGAATAATAAGTCTGTACTTGTTACTGGAGGTGCTGGATTTATCGGAAGTCATCTTGTTGATAAATTGATCCTTGAAAATCCAGACAATCTTGTTGTTGCGGATTCTTTTTTCTTAGGCAAAAAAGAAAATTTGAATGATGCAATGGAAAATTATCCAGATTTAAAAATATTAAACCAGGACTGTACAGAGTATGAACAAATGAAAGTCATTATGGAAAACGAAGGAATTGACGTCGTTTTCAATCTTGCAGTGATTCCCTTACCAGCAAGCCTTGAAAAACCGGCATGGACGTTCAAGCATAATGTAGATATTGCTGCTTCATTATGCGAATTGGCTCGAAATGATCTTTTTGATACCTTAATCCATTTTTCTTCGTCTGAAGCTTACGGGACTTCTGTATACGCTCCTATGGACGAAAATCATCCTTTGAATGGAACTACACCTTATGCAGCCAGCAAAGCATCATCTGATCTTCTAGTATCCTCATACTGTGAAACATTTGGTATAGATACCTCAATAATCAGACCCTTTAATAACTATGGACCCAGACAAAATGATCAGAGTTATGCCGGAGTGATCCCAATAACAATAGAGCGGATTTTGCAGGGCGGCGTTCCTGTAATATTTGGAAATGGAGAGCAAACAAGAGATTACTTGTATGTAACTGATACAGTAAATGCAGCAATAAATGTATACAAAAATAACAAAACAAGAAATAGAGTATTGAACATTGCAAGCGGAAAAGAAGTATCCATAAAGTATTTAGTTACTCTTATTGCCGAGTATTTAGACTGCGAAAATAAAATTATTTATGAACCTCCAAGAATTGGAGATGTAAAAAGGCACATAGCAAATGTTTATCTTGCAGAAGATTTGATTCAGTTTAAACCTGAAGTTACTTTTGAAGAAGGGCTCAAAAAGACGATTGACTGGTATAAAAGTAGCTTCACCAGAGGAGAACCAAAAAACGAATAA